ATGCTCATAGATTCAATCCTTTGTTCACATTTTTCTCAATTGTCATCTGGGACTTTTTTGCCAATTTCCCAGCTTTCACTACACACAGGATGTAATGATAATTTAGGAGTTTAAGGCCATGCAAGTGAACATTGATCTAGCCCAAAGCTTTGAAGCAtgttattttggttttttgttcACAATTTCGGCAAATGCAACCCTATGGAGATAGAGGCACTGTTCCTTGCTTCCCTAAAGGATGCAATTGTACTTGAGTTGTGTAGCCTTAGTTTGATATGCTAGAATAATGTAGgcatatattgattaaattttttatcatctaatAAAATCTGGTAAATGTGTAGttcagaaaaaatttatttatagattcAATATGATTATTCAGAAATGGGTTGATACACTTCGTATTATGAGTATTAATTTGGATTATAAGTATGGACTAATGAAAGTGACTAAACTTTTGGTGGGTAATAATAATGCGTAAAAGTATTTGACACCCCATTTTGTTGCGCTTTGTAAATTGCAAAGAAAGATTTTGCTTGAAGATTGACAATCAATCTttctaaaacaatttttagCAACAAAATGACATAAACAAACTTGTCTTATATCCCTAATTTATAAATAACAGTATTTTATAACATGATGCGCTTCGAATTGAAATTGACAAAATAGTTAAGTTCTATAATTTTACATTTGAGTGACAAATAATGATTTTGGCTTACATGATCTTCTGTAACTAGGAGAATATAGTTGGCATTGAGCTATAGATAGTCTCTTGAACTCTTTAGAATAGATAGAATTATTGTTAAACTTAATCAACCTACGATCGACTGTCATCTGAGTATAAGGTcttaagataaatttttggaTATAAACTCCCTAAAAGATTACTTGTATTGAAGACGGAATTGAAAAGCCAAATTGAAGGGAACAAATATGAAATTCCTAACTATTacattgttatattattatttctatataGAGTTTAAGTATTGACCCCCATGGTGTTtctgaaataacaaaaattcatttacccttatattttaggtgttaaaattctataaatatttaatcatttcataAATTCATAATGGTATAGTAAGaagaaactttaaaaaattattgttattaaacaAGCTTTAGGGGTCGATGTCTTTTCAAATCTATTATATATCAACAAGAAGATAATGAAGTTGCAAGAAAGTCAAAGTTTTGAACTGGATTCTACTTATATCTATGATGTAAACTTCATTATCTTTGAAATTTAAACCATTTCATTCACACGTATTGGGAAGAATATGTCAAATCTACTATTTTTTCAAAGAAACGCAAAGTCTTCTGTCAAAATTTCCATCCATTTGgccccttgtatgttgtcttcaCAGTGTTTTACTTTGGCAGCAGGGTGCATGAGGCTATATGTTTTTTGTCGGAGTAATAATATGAAGCTATGTTTTGTAAATacataataatgttttaataccgcataatattatttgtatatgacTGGTAATATAAGTGTCAGGGTTAACTTTTTGCCTTAACCCTATTATAGTTAACCCTATATGACAGGCTTGGCTTGGACCCCTTATTTTGGCACGGCCTAGCCCATTCTAGGCCGCACCTAGGCCTGGGAACATCTTCccaaaacataattttctaatctctatTTCTCTGCACtttcttcaattttcaatttcaaactcatccaatcaattttttattttgcttaacAACTTCcgtttgtttttcaattttattaatcattatttttcatttaataaaaaattacaaataaaatagacTTACATAAGTTTAATCCATTTAAATACTTCGAAACTAGTAAAACTTAATATGATATTGACAACATATTTAGAGCACCAACATGTTAAAATGTAGCACTAccaataggaaaaaaaaataaaaatcaatagaGTGCAAATACTTCAATCAAATCGAAGGTAAATTAATTTGATGGGCAATATGTAAACACCACAATTCCTTTTTAACATGTGATGGTTCAGACGGCATTGGTCATCTTCATGattatatttctaaatattgtaaataaattatacaccacttaaaaaaacaataacaaattgtCTTCACTACATCACTATTGGTTGGTCACTTCATTACAACAGAAGAGTCCATGCATTGCAGAATTAACAAACTTTGCCTACAATCAACAAAAAATGTGCAATTATATATCGTTGCTTTTGACCAACCTTTTTACATATgctgaaaatgaaattttaaaatagattatacAAACCCGACATGGTCCGCTAGTCTGATGGATCAAGCCAAGGTTGGCATAGCCCAGCTTGGCTCGTTGACATCTCTTAGTATGTGCATCTTTTTCTACCTTTTGAGActttaaatagtttaataaacttaaaatttgaactaaaaatatCACTTCAATAGAACTTGTTTGAGTTTTTACGATCAATGACTTAGTACTGCACCAACGATCAAGCACATTTCAGTTGGCCATTTGCCCAAAAGTCCAGATATATTTTTCCTCTCACAACGGTAAGATGACCTCGGTTAGTAACAAATCTACTCAacatttatgataaaattttcctATTATCTTTTGTGCTACCTTTATTTTCTCAATCaagataatattgttattataaatatttatttttagttcaaataaaataggaataaatctttagaattatatttaaaatagaaaattttaaatatttctatcTAAACGTAAGTTCTCTCAAGtcttatgaatataaaaaattagtacaaTGAGAGAGGAAAAAAGAGAGACACATAGTACAATAGTCGTATAAACATCATCGTTTATGCTCTAATTTGAATTGAGAAGTCAAGTAGCCATTTAATTCTAAGAAAGTAGTCATTAGATTATGAAAGTAGTTTTTTGTTGCTTCAAAATGCAAAGGAACAGACATTTCTAGTTCTTGAATTGgcattcctttaaaaaaaacacTTGCATTAAGAAAAATACACGTACAATCCATAAGTTAATGGTTATATAATTGAGATTTCTACATCTTATAAGTGATCTATCCAATTTTAAGAATGGTCATTCATTGCTTAAAAAAGGGGGAATTCGTTGCTTCAAAACGAGTATTTCATTTTTGGTCTCcaaattgatcaattttttcaaagtgTGTAAACGGATAGTAGAACGATGTCGTTACCCTAGGGAACAACATCGGCAAGCCCTAATATGTTGGGTGCAATGATATAAACATactgtttatgattttttttgtattacCCCTTAAAATTGGTTATTTGAATTAATGACCCTTAAACATTAATGTATGCAGTTGTTCTTTAAGTTAAGAAGGAAAGTCTCAAATAGTCAAACGCGTTTTCAAATATGTCTTTCTTTCTCACTTAGctgtatatttaatattatatatatatatatatatatatattagttctTTCAATCTTAGATGCGCAatatttacttaattgaatactcagataatatattattatataattgattgttatatttatatttatatttaatttatagtcatcaaattacatgataatatatcatctaagtttttaattaaatattcaaaactggatacacataattttattgatcgTAGATAGTTGTTGAATTAACTTTACATGATAAAATACCTTGACtctaaattcatattttggATCAAACACAACATGTAACTACATAATTTGTTATGAAACAACACACTTTATTAAATGTTGAGGAATACAcgatttgttacaaaataatgCACAAAAATTTTTGACATGCAATGACATTTTGTTTAAATAGAATTACTCTatttcaagttaaaattaataatttgtatattgtctcttttgtataattaattataaggattaaaaaacataatattatgataaaaaaatacaaattagtctacaatttcaacttcaaaagaTTGTTATTGATAATCAACGAATTTAACAATTACtagtcaaatatttaaaaaattgaattttcgatccatataatgaatattataaatattaaaaccattaACAATTATATAAGTATGATACACCAAACGTATATGTTCAAATTAGTAATACTTATGACACACcaagaaaaaaaactacaaatggTTTTTTACAAGTCTAccaagaaaaattgttaaattaaaataaatgtcttTGGATGATATAGATTTGGTGTTTAGTGATGCAATGTAGATTTGATATCTAGTAATGCAATGTCGATTTCTTTGTTAATTCGAATTCaggaataataattttgtagaTTGAAACTTTTgctttcaaatgaaaaaaatcaaggACATCAGGGATTTTTTCATGTTATAATGTTAtgcaatattttgtttaaaattttcgtATTAATTCGAGTCAATTTGGATTGACACGAACACGACccaatttttttagatatacCCAAACCTGatctaaactatttttcatattgaaaatCATAACCCTAATATGCTTTTTCGTATCATATTAGATTAATTGATTATGTCAAAAACTTTTTTTGGTAAGTCATTGTGTAAATCTTACTTTTCAAAAGTCCAagtatattatttgataataattttacttttttaattctaGCTAGCCATTATagtaattttaagaaaataatatccATTTATTTATCTAGAGGATTTggcttataaaataataaattaattgagaCTGTGAGAATATTTCTTGGTTTCATATATTTGGCAAACATAATTTGAGGGGATTACTTTGCTTTCTATAATTTATAGAGAACCTCTATTTTAAtgtatcattttaattatattccaATGTTATTTCCATCTTAATTTGTTGATGAAATAAgaattaatcataataaattttgagaTGTAAATGGTAAGGCTTGAATGTGCAAAAATTAGAAAGGAATAGAATTTTGAGATACcattaatattacaaaattattctcaaaatatttcaacaaaaatagttcatcttattttctaaaatataacaaaatgtgaattaatttttttttcttttagaaagaaaaagaaaaagaaaaaggttgtCTAAGGGATTGTTTgcattatattaacaaaattatacacaagAATACATTTTAAATCAtcaagttattttttatgttgttacATTTCTATctttacttataaatttttaggataaaaatattatcatttttaattaatataataaattaataatatcttaaaataattattattcaaagatatttgaatattattttattacctctgattaaatataataattatttatatgtatcaaatttttattaaacatgataataatttatcttaataatcaTTCAAGTAATTTATCTATATggtaatctttaatttttattataaaatattatctaaagcAAACCCACCGGTATACTAccaaagagtaatgttatatgtatccacttttgatacacaatttatatacatagatggtgtgtatcatgtgattggatgttgttttatttttaatttaaaattactcaatcatatgataatgtattatttgtatatacaaattatatactaaaaattaatacacataattttattgattataaaaacaTAGTTATATCATATAACTTATATGTTTACTTGGTGGCATCAAAGATGTTTACTTATTAGGCTAAAAGAATTGTGCCCACCCACGGTATATTAAAATCCCAAAGTGGTacctccaactttcaaaaacctaaatacccacccatgagacaatttttgttaaaaattttaattagagttagaGGTAAtaccattatttaacaaaaaatttaaatactaaacttttatcatatttttccctcaaattgaaaatcttacaattttttcacaaattttttctttaaaatttgaaaagtgacaattttccCTAggatttcttcctttttttcttcatcgACGATCTGCTGTCTCCGGCTGTCGGTCAGCCTCCCTTCTAACCTCTCGCCCTTTCTTCTATGACCATGAATCAATAgaaattttcttgaaatttaaaCGATTTTCATCTAGAAATCTAAACAACTTTCATTTGGAAATCCAAACGATTTTCGTCTAGATGATGATGTCCAAACAAATAGTTTGGATGAGTCATCATCCAGAAGAAGAGATCTTTTTGTCTAGATGACGATGCGCATAGATAATTCATTTGGACAACAACCTCTGGATGAAAATCctctagattttcaaatgatttttattgATTCGTGGTCAGAAAAGAAAGGGAGAGAAGATAGTTGACGGTcgaagaaaagaggaaaaagccTAGGGGGaagtgtcatttttcaaattttgagtaagaaaaaattattaatttttaaatctggaaaaaaaatataaaattttaattttttaaatattttactaaatgATAATTGTATCTCTTATcttactaaaaattatttaataaataaatatttaagtttttaaaaaaaatataaagtaacaACTCTTTAGGCCAACTTATTAATTACATGGCTGAGAAAGTGGTTTAAGTGGTCATGGTATGTACGTGAGAATATTTAATGTTGTTAAatacaacaaatattttatgtatcttctttaattcttcaaaCACAACTCAACTCATCCTTTACCAAAATACCCTTGTACTTGCATTCCtaaatagtaaatatatatattattcacatTCTCATATTATTAGCATATTAAATATATgccaaaaaatttttaaactaaaaatatattaaatatatattttacaccTTTCCCTTATTAACATCGTATTTtatatttacctttttttaatttttagttaaatttaaaatacaaaattatcttttttatttttaattatttacaaaaatactattattatttaaaaaaactcaacaatatttctttcttaatttttaattctaattttgtgtttttcttctttgtaaTCTGTACAAAAATTCATTCTGATTTGAAGTCTGAAAtctaaactaattaatttgtttattttttttcaattaattgataCTTTATTTACTatacaaagaattttgattatgtgttattttatattatttttaatagttaatcaaatactttatatttgaattattatattaattttcaatagaaTATTCGTGACTATGTATCGTATTAACTTGTATATATACgttctatatttttcttgtatataaattttaggaacatctttttacaaacatattttttattatttatcatattatacctaataattggcatactgtttttttttccactttcgtatttactaactagaaTTGCATATTGTTCTATTGCTTCAAAGTTCAAACACAAGCACAACTAGCTTTATAAGATATGAGAATACCCTTTTGCTTCTAACACAATCCAACCTACTCCGCACatttactaaaatacccttgtgATTTCAATTTTCTTGCACTCAAGTTTCAGTATACCACAGAGTCACACAGACAATTGAGCCAATCAACAATTATCTCTtcactctttctctcttctctctctctctctgttttgGCCTCCTTTTCATTTTTGAGGTGCCACACCTCTTATCTCCGTAATTTCTTCaaatctccttttttttttttcttgtctggGTTTCGTGCTTTTTCCTCTTTAGATCATACTTGAGTCTCCGTTTTTATTCCTCAAGTTTTCAATTTGCTAATCAACCAACTCTCAGAAAGAGGAAACACCACCTGGGTCTTGCTTTCTTTTTAGTTTCAATGCTTCCTTTTTCAGATTCAGAGTAATGGGTTTCTTGTTGAAGATGCAAATACACTTTGTTTCACATCAGGttagtttcctttttcttttcttttttctaatgttttgttgttttattaagTGTTCTATTTGACTGTGTATTAGTTTTTGTTCTGAAATATTGAAGTTTGAATAGTTGAAGCTGATTGTTCTTATTTTCATGTCTTAGCTGAGTTCTagtaagttgataaaaattttaacttttgatgCTTTGGTTTGGATCTTGTTTGCATATCTTGAGAGGATTGATTGTTATTTTCCAGTTTGTTTGGTTGAAATTCCGATGGTTTGATTTGTTGATTATTATGAATACttattttcattgttattgCTTTTTGccctaatttgaatttgtgttgGGGGAGTTACTTTGCCTCTGGATTTGGCCCTTGATTTGTATTGGTGAACTCTCAACTATGGGGTGTAAACTTGTGTAAAGTTTAATTCTTTTGGCTCTATAAGTTCCAATTATTTGCTTTTTCGTTCATTGATTGGATGTTTTGAACATTTAATTCTCGTTATTGCTGATTTGGTTAGACTTATAAGTGCAGGAAAAATGGAAACAAATCAAAACCATCATTCAACTGAGTCTAGTATGGCTTTCTTGCATCATTATGTTTGGTAACATTTTATGAGGAAAAAAGTTTCCTGCAATTGAGTGGGTGCTAAGGCTGATTCATCTGATGGTTTGTATGCGGATTTTTATTTCAGGTTCTTCATTATTTCTTTTGAgttactaaattaattaaattagcttATGCTTGAATCCATTGTGTATATGTATGTCATTGAAGTAAATGAAGGCactggcttcattgatactaaCAGAAAATAAAAGTGATTCCATGCTGTTTGCCATGATCCTGTAATGAACATTATCTGTACAGCAATTTGTTGCTTTTGTCTGTGTTTCTGTGAGTTTTACTTAGATCTGCTAAATATTGTCTCTTTTCACACATTAGTGTTACATGCTCAAGTTGATCATAACTTTTCTTTGTTGACAAAATTTGTAACGATTTGATCTGTGATTGTTGTTGATTAGTAATAAAAATGGCTATTATTTATCTAACTGACattgtttccttttcttgtcAATGTTAGAGAGCTTTTCTATTCGCATGAGTGTTTTATAGTTGAGCTTTGACATTATGGGTAGAGGTagaggaaaaggaaagaagttgACTGTTAGCAATCATGAGGACCCAGGAAGTGGTGAGGAAGAGAAAATTCCGGCACAGAAAAGAAGGGGAAGGCCACAAAAACCACTAAAGGATGAtattgatgaagaagaagctgAGAAAATAGACGAGGAGGATGGTGAGAACGGAAAAGTTCGTACTGTGAGCAATGAAATAAAAAGTCCCACTGCAACAGAGAATGGAAAGAAGAGGAAGCGTAACTCACAAGTCAAAGACAAGTCAGATTCAATCAAAGAGGAAAATGGTATTGGAACCAGGTCGAGTACTGCTGACTCAACCAAGTCAAATGGATTTCGACATAATGGAAGCAGGAGGAAAAGCAAACCTCGTAGGGCTGCTGAAGCAGTTGTTGAATGCAAATAGGGTTATGATTGGCTATTGCACTCGGTCTCATCCCTAATGCATTGCCTGAATATGACAGGATAGGAAGTGAGCCCTAGTGAATCtctcatttcaaattttttccctttttggtctgttttctaattttttgcaATTGCTTATCcttattttgttcttatttcATGCGGGAGTTTTTGAGCTGATTTTGCTGGTTGTAATTTTGATAATgctgttatattttatttcatttcttgtttCTGTGTATTATATATTCTGAATGACATGCATAAGTTTTCTGCACTGGTTATATGgtttttcacaatttttatttgagatatGATTGTTGAATATCATATCAACTTGGATTCACATGATTGTTTAAAATCTAAACTAGCAAGGCATTAATGATAGGAGAACTTGTTCTCTCGTCAATTGTGTTTTGCTTTTGGATGATCATGTGTTTTACGAAGTGATAATGAAGGTTTGTTGTCTGAAATTATGACCTTCTTGGTTCTTAGATTATAGACATCTGAAATCCACTCTGTGTTATGCCACATCATTCTTGCATTGCGGCCATATTTGCATATTCTTAATTAGCTTAGCTAAGATGTTTACCTTTATGAGCAATGAGACTCGCATGGTTGATTTGTTTTGCAGTCAAGTGTGTGTTTTATTACCTTATATTACCCTCTTCTTGAATGCTAATAAGATGGTTGTGTATTTGACAGAGTTGTAGATACCTCTTTTTCTGCTTCCTTCTTTGCTTGAGGATCTGTTTACATTTTTCCATAATTGAGGTTCTAATCACCTGGCATTCCTATCCTGAGGCTAAATAGCTGAAGCTTCAGGCACTTcgttagtttaaaatttatatacatgttttcAGCGCGGTGTGCGTAATTTCTATACATATTTGTTCTATAACACAATTGTGCAGTCATTCAGACATTTGATTTAGTCCCGTGCTGACAAGTTGCAGCTCTCCCTTTTTCCTTCTGGATTGACGGGGATGTTTAGAGGTTGGGAAGAAAAAGCTTTATAGGATAAGAATGGGCGCCTTTTTTATTTATGCAGCTTATTGTAATACTGCAATTGGTGCGCCATGAATGGCGTGGCATACATAACTTCTCATTTGGTGGGCTGCCTACACTTGACCAGTGCAAGGCAACCACCAAGCTTAGCTGGGTTGTTTTGACATTCTAAGCCACCAGTTTTCTGCAAAAATGTTTTCTCCCACTGAATTGAATGTATTGtcttaaactatatatatttgtacatCTTTGAGTAAGTCCAGAACCGGCTGCAGTACCTCCCTGTGTTGATGCAAGGAcagtttcttctttgaaatcAAATTTGTGATAGTGCTACAAGTGTGACGATTCTTTCATGTGCATAGCATAAACTATTTCAGATCGAAGATAAAAGTTTGGCCTCTCATTGATGTGGGAATCGCTTCTTTACAACATGCTACATCGAACTTTTAACAAATTTGATGTTTCACGTTATATGATTTTTTCCAGAAATGTTATAATAGCCAAAGCCTAATGAGTTTTAACTTGTTTATAGTGTGTTTTTTAGAGTTTGACATTTTTCAACATGAgttattaattcaatatgatataacatgaaaaatattcgattagggtttaggtttttttttacatgaaatttaATTCGGCCAATCCGTTATGACTCGAAACTAGTTTAGCTAGTGTTAAGATTAATACGAAAGTAATCCAAATAGGTTGAATTAActcaaatgttttgaaaaattgtacTTTAGCGGAATTTGTTAGggacatattaaaaaaatgttgaataaCAAGTATCAATAGTAGTTAAAGTTAGAAATGACAATTTAGTCCACCAAATCAGATTCTCAGCGCACCTCTCCTTAACTAGGGAGGGGATTTCACAATAGGAATGGGGACAGGGATAAAGACGACTATGATCTCTACAATTGGAGAATGAAATAGATATATCTCTAACCTAACTTTTACTCAATTTGTTTTGTCCtctacatatattttaaattcttaaatattgACTGTTATAAATCatgaattatttcaaatatgttctaacatataataaatattctattattaatcttgtttggatGAGGAGAGATTTTTCCCCATTAGGATGGGGAAGGGAAGGGAAAGAACTTTTTCCCCACTAGGAAGGGACAAGGATACCTTGTCATTCTCATATTAGAGATGGGGAGTTGATGAGAAAAGATTTCTCCTGTAGAGATGAGAATGAAAATTAGGGTATTCAATTCCTCTCTGCCTCATTGTCATCCCTATttgaaattcttatatattgtatataattatatttctataCAGTTGTAATTAGtcgtattattttttttatttaaaattttattttattattcgaTAATGAGAATGAGATTTAGTTACTTAAATTATTAACATGTCTTAAAGGTCTTGATATGTAATTTATAGACCATTTATAAATAAGTCAAAATATTATactatgtattttattaatagtagattGAGGTAATTtgtaaagtaattaaaatattaaaaacacttaaaagaGTAGAAACAATAATTTAGATTGGGTTAgagttgaaaaattttgatatgattttaattagagttagagttctaattcaaaatttaaactaacaGATACAAACATGATTAGATGACACGAACTATTAGGGTTATTATTTTTGCTCTATAAGATACACAAAAAAACATGTTGCGGTACACCTATATgtaaaatttcatatacatgagcaaacataaaattatattatcctAAGTCTATAAAACTTatgcatatattataaaataataaaaatatatgacaCGTTATGCATCTAAAATTCATCATAAAACTACTCAGATTAGTTGCATTGAAGTAATTATCTTTTGTTCTTGAAATTTCTTTAAATGATAACTTTCAATAagtaaaactatattatatagGTTTCAAAAAATGAcctaatcaatatataataagttattgaATTTCTCTATCAAAAGTATAATAAACTTTAAGGTTTACACTACTATTATctattcaaatcataatttttaagtgtatttaacttatatttattgattactTAAACTTATCCATAAACtgttattagattatttaattatctattttgttaaaacaaattcataattaatgttagcccacattaataaattttctaatattctcTCATTTAGacaatatccattatttttattttatttatttttaaggaaaaaaaaaattttaactctcaAAAATCAATAGTTTAACTTTAAAGTTgtcactattttaaaaaaacatagtaatgtaatgataaattattctataataataatctattcaattatgttttatatgtgGATTAGAggagtttatatagaaaataaaaaatatatatatatatcaggcTAATGGGTACTAGCCTGGCAAAATCGAGGAGACATTATGCTGGTGCAAAACGGCTACCGCACCCCACGCAAcgttatgaaaatttttaaagaatattttattttttatttttgaaatgttCCGCTACAATAGCAGATTGTAATCGGCTGCCCGCGGGTCTGAAGTTTGAGCCTGCAATATGATCCGGACAGTCCAAGTGCTTGGCATTGCGTCCTACAGTAACAAATCGTGCTCTCGTGGGCTAGACTAAAAATGGAGGGCTCAAACATAACTGCGGGCTATCCCAACCTCCATCCATGTCTAGTCTACAGACAATACTAGTATAGTAACACCCATCAAATGTagagagaaattaattttttatttttaaatttcaaattaattaatcttatatttatatttatgtataattatagcATGATTACCATTATTTACCATAAACATAACTCTAACCGTACAAGAGAAGAGACATAACTTTAtgcaaatatgattttataaatttaattgttttgttaaaaaaaaaaatttaacttttacaTTTCGAAgcaaaactata
This region of Mangifera indica cultivar Alphonso unplaced genomic scaffold, CATAS_Mindica_2.1 Un_0010, whole genome shotgun sequence genomic DNA includes:
- the LOC123205608 gene encoding uncharacterized protein LOC123205608 yields the protein MGRGRGKGKKLTVSNHEDPGSGEEEKIPAQKRRGRPQKPLKDDIDEEEAEKIDEEDGENGKVRTVSNEIKSPTATENGKKRKRNSQVKDKSDSIKEENGIGTRSSTADSTKSNGFRHNGSRRKSKPRRAAEAVVECK